A genomic window from Tolypothrix sp. PCC 7910 includes:
- a CDS encoding AAA-like domain-containing protein, with protein sequence MTGTTVKKKLAYIAFQGGGALGMAHIGAWQQVSQRFEIIGTAGTSAGSIVAAFCAAGYTPPHTIDIFHQLNWSKYVNRQRFWKLLLKQDAYSDGQRFHRWLRDKVGAYVLGQPQDITFVDLYNSRNIYLAIVACDLNSKSGSPVVFDKDTEPSTTVSFAVRASISIPGFFKPMSRPDRGQELVDGGVLLNFPIELLHSQAQEANCALIGVRFKQQLNYLESPKVWEVAKGTLDLMTRRGSLPPEHIFQDAHYIDIEIDVSDFNFLKFDLTKEQKEKLVQRGVKAAELALAKYEANFVQQASKSKMEIITSSSLKEYSNEQVHFDSVYVKRDPDESRWYEEILQPGALLRIKAPLQMGKTLLMSKILENAAKHGHRIVTLNLRDATSADFTNLDKFLQWFCTSVTAMLGLTQSVEEHWLRSLGNSKIKCRTYFEKYLLPTDNPLTLALDEVDRLFPHREITGEFLGMLRTWHEDAKTRDLWKQLRLLVLHTEVYTEIDINQSPFNAGKEIKLADFNQEQVQNLALQYGLRWDNNQIQQIMDMVGGHPYLLTKAFEQIVEQNMMLEQLLQTASNEAGIYRNHLKRILNNLRQHPQLAIVLKKVITATEPVELNFELNSDIVVKLDDLGLVKLQGNKVLPRYKVYRQYFPNFL encoded by the coding sequence ATGACAGGTACAACTGTTAAAAAAAAGCTAGCATACATAGCATTTCAAGGCGGCGGTGCACTTGGGATGGCTCATATTGGTGCGTGGCAACAAGTCTCGCAAAGATTCGAGATTATTGGTACAGCTGGTACATCTGCTGGTTCAATTGTTGCTGCATTCTGTGCTGCTGGATACACTCCTCCTCATACCATTGACATTTTTCATCAACTCAATTGGTCTAAATATGTCAATCGACAGCGTTTTTGGAAATTACTTTTAAAGCAGGATGCTTACAGCGATGGACAGCGTTTCCATAGATGGCTGCGAGATAAAGTGGGAGCATATGTTCTTGGGCAACCACAAGATATTACATTTGTTGATCTATACAATTCTAGAAATATTTACTTAGCAATTGTCGCTTGTGACCTGAATAGTAAATCTGGAAGTCCTGTAGTGTTCGATAAAGATACAGAACCTAGCACAACTGTCTCATTTGCTGTACGCGCTTCAATTTCGATTCCTGGTTTTTTCAAACCAATGTCTCGCCCAGACCGAGGGCAAGAACTTGTGGATGGTGGAGTACTACTCAATTTTCCGATCGAACTTCTACATTCACAAGCACAAGAAGCAAATTGTGCATTGATTGGTGTACGATTCAAACAACAGTTAAACTACTTAGAATCACCTAAAGTGTGGGAAGTAGCCAAAGGAACACTTGATTTGATGACTAGGAGGGGAAGCCTACCTCCGGAACATATTTTTCAAGACGCTCACTACATAGATATCGAGATTGATGTATCTGATTTCAACTTCTTAAAATTTGACTTGACAAAAGAGCAAAAAGAAAAATTGGTACAACGTGGAGTAAAAGCTGCTGAACTTGCACTAGCCAAATATGAAGCAAATTTTGTGCAACAAGCTTCAAAATCAAAAATGGAGATTATAACAAGTAGCTCACTCAAGGAATATTCAAACGAGCAAGTCCATTTTGATTCAGTTTATGTTAAGCGAGATCCTGACGAATCTCGTTGGTATGAGGAGATTTTGCAACCTGGTGCGCTGCTCCGAATCAAAGCTCCTTTGCAGATGGGCAAAACCTTATTAATGTCTAAAATTTTGGAAAATGCAGCCAAGCACGGTCATCGGATAGTAACTTTAAACCTACGGGACGCAACGTCAGCAGATTTCACCAATCTAGATAAATTCTTGCAGTGGTTCTGTACTAGCGTTACTGCAATGCTAGGGTTAACTCAATCAGTTGAGGAACACTGGCTTAGGAGTCTTGGTAATAGCAAAATTAAGTGTAGAACCTATTTTGAAAAGTATCTTTTGCCAACAGATAATCCTCTAACCTTAGCTTTAGATGAAGTAGATCGGCTTTTTCCTCATAGGGAAATTACTGGAGAGTTTCTGGGTATGCTGAGAACTTGGCATGAAGATGCTAAAACTCGTGATCTCTGGAAACAACTTCGGTTACTCGTATTACATACTGAAGTTTACACGGAAATTGACATCAATCAGTCGCCGTTTAATGCAGGCAAAGAAATAAAACTGGCAGATTTTAACCAGGAACAGGTGCAAAATTTGGCACTGCAATATGGGCTGAGATGGGACAATAATCAAATTCAGCAGATCATGGATATGGTGGGTGGACATCCCTATCTGCTAACTAAGGCATTTGAACAGATAGTAGAACAGAATATGATGCTGGAACAATTATTGCAAACAGCCTCTAACGAAGCAGGAATTTATCGTAACCACTTGAAAAGAATTTTAAACAATTTACGACAGCATCCACAGCTAGCTATAGTACTCAAAAAAGTAATTACAGCAACCGAACCAGTCGAATTAAACTTTGAATTAAATTCTGATATTGTAGTTAAGTTAGATGACTTGGGACTGGTAAAGCTACAAGGCAATAAAGTCCTACCTCGATATAAGGTATATCGTCAGTATTTTCCTAATTTTTTATAA
- a CDS encoding DUF3987 domain-containing protein gives MHRWFAVGVLCGTPSYGLLFVDHDGASCDTLIEKLSAQSLEEALPKTVTVTSGREGRYQAIYKVSENFWEAIKTTQIKTAIQGDDGKPEQLEFRWNGGQSVVVGYHPDTTAYQWLSGKSPAECEIAEAPMWMIEQMLKSKLPHHPTQLKSKTSSILKTWTEKDWALSYLNAIPPTEDYDTWIKVGMALHSVSQDLLTEWDDWSRGASNYDENACAKHWKSFKSGKGVGLGTLGLLAKQNGWQPPFSTSRSEGKDLPQSLSLRHEESEDIEELAQEVQNLLELTEKAAPVQSLLSSSLTIPLTCLAQRFNVPLETFIGVLLPVAASLLRVNTCIEIDAATNFRPPPILWMGLVGETGATKSPIFSSILNPLEEFQADAEEIYQRDLAQYKQELAKWQKLSKDDKGDMPTEPFPREYYLQDATMEAIADCLNKQPNRGVILAIDELAGFLGGFNKYRPQGRGNDRQIWLSAYDGKSIKINRKSGSRMSIPRTSISVVGTIQPCVLQKHMGDLKEDDGFWSRYMWIQLPLTEMPPPGEEPTHNFLALLHNHLYKNLENLLPKTYKLDQRGQQVWKEWHSWCEKQKVNEPNSALRAIYPKAKERAARIALTAHCMNAVVEDRIPETIIDSELLELAIAFTKWLIDQARLIYADSGITIHPDSSKITRFIERFKGKGWITARRVTQWSSSNNKPSAVEARAFMKQVVDLGYAVDNQHSGKTYQIKIKDNSGNTGNNVS, from the coding sequence ATTCATCGGTGGTTTGCAGTTGGCGTTCTTTGCGGAACTCCGTCATATGGGTTACTATTCGTTGACCACGATGGGGCAAGTTGTGACACTCTAATTGAGAAACTTTCAGCACAATCTCTGGAAGAGGCATTACCTAAAACAGTTACTGTGACATCAGGTAGAGAAGGACGCTATCAGGCTATTTATAAAGTCTCAGAAAATTTTTGGGAAGCGATCAAAACCACACAAATCAAAACAGCTATCCAAGGAGACGATGGTAAACCCGAACAACTGGAGTTTCGTTGGAATGGTGGTCAGTCTGTTGTTGTTGGCTATCACCCTGATACAACAGCTTATCAATGGCTTTCAGGTAAGTCTCCTGCGGAATGTGAGATTGCAGAAGCTCCTATGTGGATGATTGAGCAAATGCTGAAGAGTAAACTTCCGCATCATCCCACTCAATTGAAATCCAAGACCTCAAGTATTTTAAAAACATGGACTGAGAAGGATTGGGCTTTGTCTTACCTCAATGCAATTCCTCCAACAGAAGACTATGATACTTGGATTAAGGTTGGAATGGCTCTACACTCTGTTAGTCAGGACTTGTTAACGGAGTGGGATGACTGGAGTCGAGGAGCTAGTAACTATGACGAAAATGCCTGTGCAAAGCATTGGAAATCTTTCAAATCTGGTAAAGGAGTTGGGCTAGGCACATTAGGATTATTAGCTAAACAGAATGGCTGGCAACCTCCATTTAGTACTAGCAGAAGCGAGGGCAAAGATCTTCCACAATCTCTATCTTTACGGCATGAAGAATCAGAAGATATAGAGGAACTAGCTCAAGAAGTTCAAAACCTCCTTGAACTAACTGAAAAAGCTGCACCTGTTCAATCATTACTTTCTTCGAGCCTGACGATTCCCTTAACGTGCCTCGCACAAAGATTTAATGTTCCGCTAGAAACGTTTATTGGGGTTTTGTTACCTGTTGCAGCTTCTTTATTAAGAGTTAATACTTGTATCGAAATTGATGCTGCTACAAACTTCCGTCCACCTCCAATCCTGTGGATGGGTTTGGTTGGGGAAACAGGTGCGACAAAATCACCGATTTTTAGCAGCATATTGAATCCGCTTGAGGAGTTCCAAGCAGATGCTGAAGAAATTTATCAGCGTGACTTAGCACAGTATAAACAAGAATTAGCCAAATGGCAGAAACTCTCAAAAGATGACAAAGGGGATATGCCCACTGAACCATTTCCAAGGGAGTATTACCTTCAGGATGCAACTATGGAGGCAATCGCTGATTGCTTGAACAAGCAACCAAATCGAGGAGTTATTCTTGCAATCGATGAATTGGCAGGATTCCTTGGTGGATTTAATAAGTATCGTCCTCAGGGTAGAGGTAATGATCGCCAAATATGGCTGTCTGCTTATGACGGTAAATCTATCAAAATTAACCGCAAGAGTGGATCTAGAATGTCTATACCTCGTACATCTATAAGTGTGGTAGGAACCATTCAGCCCTGTGTTTTGCAAAAGCATATGGGTGACTTAAAGGAAGACGACGGGTTTTGGTCTCGATATATGTGGATTCAGTTACCATTAACCGAAATGCCACCACCAGGTGAGGAACCAACCCATAACTTCTTAGCATTGCTTCACAACCACCTCTACAAGAACTTAGAAAACTTGCTGCCAAAGACTTACAAACTGGATCAACGTGGGCAACAAGTTTGGAAGGAGTGGCATAGTTGGTGTGAAAAGCAGAAAGTTAACGAACCGAATTCCGCATTGAGAGCGATTTATCCAAAAGCAAAAGAAAGAGCAGCTAGAATTGCTCTCACTGCCCATTGTATGAATGCAGTTGTTGAAGATCGTATACCGGAAACTATCATAGACAGTGAGTTATTGGAGCTAGCGATCGCATTTACAAAGTGGTTGATTGATCAAGCTCGTCTTATTTATGCTGACTCTGGTATAACAATTCATCCTGATTCATCAAAAATTACCCGTTTTATAGAACGGTTTAAGGGAAAGGGTTGGATTACGGCAAGGCGAGTGACTCAGTGGTCATCAAGTAACAATAAACCTAGTGCTGTTGAAGCTAGAGCATTCATGAAACAGGTTGTTGATTTGGGCTATGCGGTTGACAATCAACACTCCGGTAAAACTTACCAAATCAAAATCAAAGATAACTCTGGTAACACTGGTAACAATGTATCTTAA
- the xisF gene encoding fdxN element excision recombinase XisF, whose amino-acid sequence MCIINSSGLRTKKLVELANKTPDSTINTGDEMERLDIGYARVSSREQAEDTNALDQQISRLKDAGAKYILSDVEKGKKDDRTNYQELMRLVELGKVRTVFITRIDRITRSLPTLRKIVDILQKYDVNLVILDQKMDLSNPQGKLMLNMLGVLAEWEVDLLSERIKRGKEHQRKQIWANGSCPFGLVVIDHQYFLDLTPFLCLLTDRPENYRDFYSDSMHEEATQNLPHRTIAEIARDCIEIFLEVRGITPALKKIFDKYGVCKTKAKKNGTDKVLHWTKRGFSVWLQNPILDGHTCYGQRNSDSTRKLKPREEWQIIHNTHPNQRLLRDGEAEEIQRIMQANTQMCAGAFGTKHRQEEYRPYAYQIGLVYCGECGSRCIHKGVYTASKQYRYYACRHSGVGCNNSKNVKQPDIEEALITALLEKSHDLSQDHNKTTDVIPFKTERLQKLEAQLAFLEQFPGFNPGAEELKAQLQRQIEEETNFFESKQLEDKTVEEIIQVGNNLGIWRSLSNNEKVQIYRRIVHRIFIRDGQIESIIFQNTSSVIAGKHDECA is encoded by the coding sequence TTGTGCATAATCAATTCAAGTGGATTACGCACAAAAAAGCTGGTAGAATTAGCCAATAAAACACCCGATTCTACTATTAATACTGGCGACGAAATGGAACGGTTAGATATTGGTTATGCTCGTGTATCTTCTCGTGAACAAGCTGAAGACACAAATGCTTTAGATCAACAAATATCTAGACTTAAAGATGCAGGAGCAAAGTATATTCTCAGCGATGTTGAAAAAGGTAAAAAGGATGATCGTACCAATTATCAGGAATTGATGCGACTTGTTGAATTAGGAAAAGTTCGGACAGTCTTTATTACTAGAATTGATCGGATTACTCGCTCTTTACCTACTCTAAGAAAAATTGTTGACATCCTTCAAAAATATGATGTAAATCTGGTCATTCTTGATCAAAAAATGGATTTGAGCAATCCTCAAGGTAAACTCATGCTTAATATGCTGGGAGTACTAGCGGAATGGGAAGTAGATTTACTTTCAGAACGGATTAAGCGAGGTAAAGAACACCAGCGAAAACAAATCTGGGCTAATGGCTCTTGTCCTTTCGGTTTAGTTGTCATTGATCACCAATATTTTTTGGATCTCACCCCTTTTCTGTGTCTATTGACAGATCGACCAGAAAACTACCGAGATTTTTACAGTGATTCGATGCACGAAGAAGCAACGCAGAATTTACCGCATCGAACAATAGCTGAAATTGCCAGAGATTGTATTGAGATTTTTCTTGAGGTAAGAGGTATTACTCCGGCGCTCAAGAAAATTTTTGACAAGTACGGTGTGTGTAAAACTAAAGCTAAGAAAAATGGCACTGACAAAGTTCTTCATTGGACTAAACGTGGATTTTCTGTATGGCTTCAGAATCCAATTTTGGATGGGCATACTTGTTATGGTCAACGGAATTCTGATAGTACAAGAAAGCTTAAGCCACGGGAGGAGTGGCAAATTATACATAATACTCACCCTAACCAACGACTTCTTAGAGATGGGGAAGCGGAAGAAATTCAGCGAATCATGCAAGCAAACACCCAAATGTGTGCTGGGGCATTTGGAACTAAGCACCGTCAAGAAGAATATCGTCCCTATGCTTATCAAATTGGTTTAGTTTACTGCGGGGAGTGTGGTTCTCGCTGTATTCACAAGGGAGTTTACACCGCATCTAAGCAGTATAGGTACTATGCTTGTCGGCATTCTGGGGTTGGTTGCAATAATTCCAAAAATGTTAAACAACCTGACATTGAAGAAGCACTGATTACAGCATTACTAGAGAAATCTCATGATCTGAGTCAGGATCATAACAAGACAACTGATGTCATACCCTTTAAAACCGAGCGTTTGCAAAAGCTAGAAGCACAACTCGCTTTCTTAGAGCAGTTTCCTGGATTTAACCCTGGTGCAGAAGAACTTAAAGCGCAACTACAACGCCAGATTGAAGAAGAAACTAATTTCTTTGAGTCCAAGCAACTTGAGGACAAGACTGTTGAGGAGATTATTCAAGTGGGTAATAACTTAGGAATTTGGCGATCGCTATCTAACAATGAGAAGGTTCAGATATATCGTCGCATAGTACATAGAATTTTCATTCGTGATGGTCAGATCGAATCCATCATTTTTCAAAACACCTCTTCTGTCATAGCGGGGAAGCACGATGAATGTGCTTGA